One window of the Diospyros lotus cultivar Yz01 chromosome 12, ASM1463336v1, whole genome shotgun sequence genome contains the following:
- the LOC127787569 gene encoding uncharacterized protein LOC127787569: protein METHARSANSRGRQPQNEASETNNLNGQFMQFIDATHNMTPLATPPVAPPQENLRNNATLVDQFWKLQPPTFEGGLDPLVAEDWIATIERIFNLIDCPDPRKFKELFLKKYYPANIRNQKEAEFLMLKQGSLTLIEYERKFDELSRFAPALVDTEQKKARRFEQGLRDDLRQAVVTFELGTYHEVLAKAQLANFRESSSSNSKLPQSGPLEKRKWEDKGKGKQDYSKKNKKGGPTSGYYQLNPVCGKCQKRHTGLCLMGTGACYSCGEMGHIAKFCPKGQVKKQQQQPYQQKPGNPPKGKARVYALTGQKEDQDRNVLAGNILISRIHAYTLFDSGSTHSFISPKFASKCNAHVEHH, encoded by the exons ATGGAAACCCATGCAAGAAGTGCCAATAGTAGGGGCAGGCAGCCGCAAAATGAGGCTAGCGAAACTAACAACCTCAACGGGCAGTTCATGCAGTTCATTGATGCCACTCACAACATGACGCCACTTGCCACACCACCAGTTGCACCTCCCCAAGAAAACCTAAGAAACAATGCTACCTTAGTAGACCAGTTTTGGAAGCTTCAACCTCCAACTTTCGAGGGTGGGTTAGACCCTCTAGTAGCTGAAGATTGGATAGCAACAATTGAACGGATCTTTAATCTCATAGATTGTCCAGACCCTAGGAAG TTCAAGGAACTTTTTCTTAAGAAGTATTACCCCGCTAACATTCGTAACCAGAAGGAAGCAGAGTTCCTCATGTTAAAACAAGGTAGCTTGACCTTGATTGAATACGAAAGGAAGTTTGATGAGCTATCACGTTTTGCCCCTGCCTTAGTGGATACAGAACAAAAGAAGGCAAGGCGCTTTGAACAAGGGTTGAGAGATGATTTACGGCAGGCAGTCGTAACTTTTGAGTTAGGCACGTATCATGAGGTGCTAGCTAAGGCTCAACTGGCGAACTTTAGAGAAAGCTCCAGCAGCAATAGCAAGCTACCGCAGTCTGGACCACTAGAAAAACGTAAGTGGGAGGATAAAGGTAAAGGAAAGCAGGATTAttcgaagaagaataaaaaaggtGGTCCAACATCAGGGTATTATCAACTGAACCCAGTGTGTGGCAAATGTCAGAAGCGTCATACTGGACTGTGTCTCATGGGAACCGGCGCCTGTTACAGTTGTGGTGAAATGGGTCATATTGCCAAATTCTGTCCCAAGGGTCAGGTAAAGAAACAGCAGCAACAACCATATCAACAGAAGCCAGGAAATCCCCCTAAGGGGAAAGCTAGGGTGTATGCACTCACAGGACAAAAGGAGGATCAGGACCGCAACGTGTTGGCaggtaacatcctcatctctagAATACATGCTTATACTTTGTTTGATTCTGGTTCCacccattcttttatatcccctaagtttgcaagtaaatgcaatgcacatgTGGAACAT CATTAA